The Helicobacter sp. 11S03491-1 sequence GTGCGTCCTGATCCGATTATTCTAAAATCTAATTCTTTTACGGGTGTAATTTCTGCTGCAGTACCTGTAAAAAACGCTTCATCTGCAATATAAACCTCATCACGAGTCATTCGTCTTTGGATAACTTCAATGCCTATATCTTTGGCAATTTCAATTACAGTGGCTTGGGTAATGGATTCAAGAGAGTTATCATAAGGAGGTGTGATTAATGTATTGTTTCTAACAATAAAAAAACATTCCCCACTTCCTTCTGCAACAAATCCATTATCATCAAGCAATAATGCTTCTTCACAACCGCAATTCAAAGCCTCATGCTTTGCCATTTGTGAGTTGAGGTAGTTAGCGGCAATTTTTGCTTTGCCCATCATTGATTTGACAGAATTCCTTGCAAAAGAGCTTGTTTTGACTTTAATGCCATTAGCTATCCCATCTTCTCCCAGATAAGCTCCCCATTCCCAAGCTGCAATTGCAACATTTACAGGGGCTTGCGCATGATTGACCCCCATAGCTCCATACCCCAGATAGATAATAGGACGGATATAGACATTCCCCTCATAAGTATTTGCTTTGAGAAGTTCTATGTGTGCATCTTCGATTTCTTTTTGGGTATAAGGCGATTCAATGGCCACGATTTTGGCAGATTGCAACAGCCTTCTTGTATGATCTTTTAAGCGAAAAATTGCTAATCCTTTTTCTGTTTTGTATGCTCTTGTTCCCTCAAAAGCAGCATTTCCATAATGAAGTGTATGGGTGAGGACATGCGTGGTTGCCTCTTTCCATGGTATCAATTTACCATCTTTCCAGATGTATTGAGCTTCCTTAATCATTGTAATTCTCCAATTTTAATTTTGTATTTTAGCAAAGCAAGTTTAATCATATTTTATCTGCCTGTTTGCCTTCTCCCTTGTTTCCCATTTTGTCTCCCGCCGGAGGATCCGGAATCAGAGTGAGAAAAAGACTTTGATTTTGTTGTTTTGTTTGAAGGTTTGTAACTTTTGTTATTTCTGGAAGAAGAAAATCTTCTTTTATCTGATTTGTTTCTATCTCCTCCTTTTTGATCCTCTATTTTTAGAATTTCTTGTTTGCTTAGCCCAATTTTATTTCCTTTTAGGTGTATAGCCAGAAGTTTTAGAGACAATTGGGATAATTCAATTTTGTCTTTCAACCCTTCATAAATACTCACTACCTCATCACTTACTTTTGCTTTTAAAATGTTTTCTAATATTTTATTCCCATCTGTATCTATGGCAGGGATTTCATAAAGTTCAAGTTTAGATCCAATATCTTTTTGGATTCTTTTGAGTTCTTTGTATTCCAGAGGGGTTACGAGTGTGATTGCCACTCCTTTTTTGCCTGCTCTCCCTGTTCTTCCAATTCGATGGACATAACTTTCCGGATTTAGAGGAATATGATAGTTAAATACATGACTTACATCGCTAATATCCAGTCCTCTGCTTGCTACATCTGTGGCTACAAGAATATCTGCTTTGTTCGCTTTAAAGGCATTGACGGCATCTCTTCTTTCTCTTTGTTCCATGTCTCCATGAAGAGCTATAGATTTGTATCCTTTAGCACTCAAAATTGTATTGAGTTCATCAGCTTCTTTTTTGGTACGTGTGAAAATGATGCTTTTTGAGGGGGATTGGGTATCTAATAAACGCGTGATGGCATCATTTCTTTCTGTGTCATTGATGACATAAAATCGTTGTGAAATATCTACATTCGTCATGTTAGTAGGTGTAATTTTGATATTAATAGGATTTTGCAAAATTTTGTCTGCTAATACACGAATTTGTTCGGGCATCGTAGCAGAAAAAAGAAGTATCTGGGCATTGCTGGGCAAATAACCAAAAATTTCTTCAATATCATCTAAAAATCCCATATCAAGCATTTCATCACTTTCATCAAGAACTACAATTTTGGGGACAAAGTTTTCGATTCGATTATTCTTGAGGTGATCAAGGAGTCTCCCGGGAGTGGCAATCATTACTTGAGGCATTTTTTGAATAAATTCACATTGTTTTTTAATACTTTGCCCTCCATAGACGCATACAGTTTTTGTTTTGGCAAATTTTCCTAACTTGAAAATTTCATCACTAATTTGCATCGCAAGTTCTCTTGTAGGCGTGATAACCAAAGCTTCTATTGTTCTGTCATTTTTGAGCATATGGATAATTGGCAAGGCAAAAGCAGCCGTTTTTCCTGTCCCTGTTTGGGCTTGGGCAATAACATCTCTACCCTTTAAAACAGCAGGAATAGCGCTTGCTTGTATGGGACTGGGAGTTGTAAAACCTGCTTCAACAACGCCTTTTAATACTTGTGATTTTAACCCAAGTTGTTCAAAACTGCATTCTTCTTGGATAGGTTGATTGTCTAAAATTTCTTTTGGCATTTTCGCTCTTTCATTTATTTAAATTGCAAAAAGCCAAAAATCTCTCAATTAGACTTTTTGCTTTTGTATTATAACTAGAGTATTTGATTTTAATCTGAATGAGAGGTAATTTGATGCAAATTTGCCTATATTTTTGTGTAATTGGTTTGTTTTTTGAAATAACCTAAAAAATTCTATTGAGTTTTTATTTATTTTTTTGTGCTTTACTACATATAAAGTTTATAAATAAAGGCAATCCATGTTCGATGATTCTCTGATTGAGTTTTTTTCTTCAGCGCCTATAAGCGCTTCTTTATTGGCGGGGATTTTAACTTTTTTGAGTCCTTGTATCTTGCCTCTTATCCCTGCGTATATGTCTTATATCTCAGGTATTTCTCTAGAAGATCTTAAATCAGGACAGGCAAATAGAACCTCAGTATTTATTAAATCTATTTTATTTATTTTAGGATTTGGGATTATCTTTATCCTTTTGGGCGCTTCTATGGCACGCCTTATCCACAATTATTTGATAGGAGATTGGCTTAATTATGTGGCTGGAGGGGTGATTATTATTTTTGGACTTCATTTTTTAGGGATTTTTAGAATCAGTTTTTTATACAAAAGTAAAAAAAGCAATTTCGAACTCAAAGTAAGTAAAAACAAATTCCTTAGTTTTCTCTCCCCTTTTGTTTTGGGTATAAGTTTTGCATTAGGTTGGACACCT is a genomic window containing:
- a CDS encoding branched-chain amino acid transaminase is translated as MKEAQYIWKDGKLIPWKEATTHVLTHTLHYGNAAFEGTRAYKTEKGLAIFRLKDHTRRLLQSAKIVAIESPYTQKEIEDAHIELLKANTYEGNVYIRPIIYLGYGAMGVNHAQAPVNVAIAAWEWGAYLGEDGIANGIKVKTSSFARNSVKSMMGKAKIAANYLNSQMAKHEALNCGCEEALLLDDNGFVAEGSGECFFIVRNNTLITPPYDNSLESITQATVIEIAKDIGIEVIQRRMTRDEVYIADEAFFTGTAAEITPVKELDFRIIGSGRTGPITQKLQKEFFDIVMGKNPKYSHYLTYIH
- a CDS encoding cytochrome c biogenesis protein CcdA, with product MFDDSLIEFFSSAPISASLLAGILTFLSPCILPLIPAYMSYISGISLEDLKSGQANRTSVFIKSILFILGFGIIFILLGASMARLIHNYLIGDWLNYVAGGVIIIFGLHFLGIFRISFLYKSKKSNFELKVSKNKFLSFLSPFVLGISFALGWTPCVGPIFTSIVMLSGTQEGYGLGLMVVYTLGLGIPFLAVALMLNQALGLLNKMKKYTRIIEIISGLLLIGIGVIILSGSMRDLSEILLQKLGGM
- a CDS encoding DEAD/DEAH box helicase: MPKEILDNQPIQEECSFEQLGLKSQVLKGVVEAGFTTPSPIQASAIPAVLKGRDVIAQAQTGTGKTAAFALPIIHMLKNDRTIEALVITPTRELAMQISDEIFKLGKFAKTKTVCVYGGQSIKKQCEFIQKMPQVMIATPGRLLDHLKNNRIENFVPKIVVLDESDEMLDMGFLDDIEEIFGYLPSNAQILLFSATMPEQIRVLADKILQNPINIKITPTNMTNVDISQRFYVINDTERNDAITRLLDTQSPSKSIIFTRTKKEADELNTILSAKGYKSIALHGDMEQRERRDAVNAFKANKADILVATDVASRGLDISDVSHVFNYHIPLNPESYVHRIGRTGRAGKKGVAITLVTPLEYKELKRIQKDIGSKLELYEIPAIDTDGNKILENILKAKVSDEVVSIYEGLKDKIELSQLSLKLLAIHLKGNKIGLSKQEILKIEDQKGGDRNKSDKRRFSSSRNNKSYKPSNKTTKSKSFSHSDSGSSGGRQNGKQGRRQTGR